A portion of the Nitrospirota bacterium genome contains these proteins:
- the der gene encoding ribosome biogenesis GTPase Der has protein sequence MKKIAIIGRPNVGKSTLFNRLVGRRSAVVENQPGVTRDRLYGAFTHDNKSYTLIDTGGLYADPSLPLTEDTKDQTLKAVKETDLVFFLMDGRTGPLPHDREILNLIRPFQKPTLYVVNKIEGIALLQSFYEFYQIGVKEIFPISAEAGTGIDDLMVAVEKLFPEESVSESLPEIDLFAKVAVVGRPNVGKSTFINFLLGENRLITSATPGTTRDAIDTLVRVKERNYLFIDTAGIRRRGKIEKGVERASVIRSDESIHKSDIVFILIDGGEGITDQDIKLVGRVIEEGKGFAIIVNKWDLKKEIVKAREKFEKDLVNYFSFIKEFPFLFLSAKDGFDPEKIYKTINEIMASYEKRISTSEINQFLEKILAKFPPPLYRKKPVKINYATQGGTKPPTFIFFTNFKDGVTRSYQKFLENSLRESFGFKGTPVRLLIKQKKNIYKKD, from the coding sequence ATGAAAAAGATTGCTATTATCGGGCGGCCGAACGTCGGCAAATCGACTCTTTTTAATCGATTGGTCGGACGAAGAAGCGCTGTGGTCGAAAACCAGCCCGGCGTAACCCGGGACCGTCTCTATGGCGCATTCACCCATGACAACAAATCCTATACTCTGATTGATACCGGCGGACTCTATGCCGATCCCTCTCTCCCTTTAACGGAAGATACCAAGGACCAGACTTTAAAAGCCGTTAAAGAGACTGATCTGGTCTTCTTTCTCATGGACGGCCGGACCGGGCCGCTCCCTCATGACCGGGAAATTCTAAACCTCATACGACCCTTTCAGAAACCCACTCTCTACGTGGTGAACAAGATAGAAGGGATTGCACTTCTCCAGAGCTTTTATGAATTCTATCAGATAGGCGTCAAAGAGATCTTCCCCATCTCTGCGGAAGCGGGTACCGGCATTGATGATTTAATGGTAGCGGTTGAAAAGCTTTTTCCGGAAGAATCCGTCTCGGAGTCCTTGCCAGAAATCGACCTATTTGCGAAAGTCGCTGTGGTCGGCCGGCCCAACGTGGGAAAGTCGACGTTCATCAATTTTTTGCTTGGCGAAAATCGATTGATTACCAGTGCGACTCCAGGCACCACTCGGGATGCCATCGATACGCTGGTCCGAGTGAAGGAACGGAACTACCTCTTTATTGATACTGCAGGAATCCGAAGAAGAGGCAAGATCGAAAAAGGGGTTGAAAGAGCGAGTGTCATCCGGTCGGACGAGTCGATTCATAAATCGGATATCGTGTTTATTTTAATCGACGGCGGGGAAGGAATAACCGACCAGGATATTAAATTGGTCGGGAGGGTCATTGAAGAAGGGAAAGGTTTCGCAATCATTGTCAATAAATGGGATCTGAAAAAGGAGATCGTCAAAGCACGGGAAAAGTTTGAAAAAGATCTGGTCAATTATTTTTCCTTTATCAAAGAGTTCCCCTTCCTCTTTCTTTCTGCCAAGGATGGATTCGATCCAGAGAAAATTTACAAAACCATTAATGAAATAATGGCATCCTACGAGAAACGAATTTCCACTTCCGAAATCAATCAGTTTCTGGAGAAAATTCTGGCAAAATTTCCTCCTCCGCTCTATCGCAAAAAACCGGTTAAAATTAATTATGCCACCCAGGGAGGAACCAAACCGCCCACTTTTATTTTTTTTACCAATTTTAAGGATGGTGTAACAAGGAGTTATCAGAAATTTCTTGAAAATTCCCTTCGTGAAAGTTTCGGATTCAAGGGAACCCCGGTCAGACTTTTGATTAAACAGAAAAAAAATATCTATAAAAAAGATTAA